In Trifolium pratense cultivar HEN17-A07 linkage group LG7, ARS_RC_1.1, whole genome shotgun sequence, a genomic segment contains:
- the LOC123900002 gene encoding GDSL esterase/lipase EXL3-like, whose protein sequence is MMKFSSTSSSTSLMLCFMFLLILSYRTDALLKLPPNVTIPALIAFGDSIMDTGNNNNIKTIVKCNFPPYGQDFEGGIPTGRFCNGKNPSDLIVEELGLKELLPAYLDPNLKPSDLPTGVCFASGASGYDPLTPKVVSVISMSAQLEMFKEYLGRLKAVVGEKKKNYIIANTLFIVVAGSDDLANTYFTIRTPQLHYDVPAYTDLMVSKASEFVKEIYNLGARRIGIFSAAPIGYLPSQRTLSGGLFRKINDEYNEAAKLFNSKLSNQMDYLYSTLPNSRVIYIDIYSPLLDIILKPQKYGYKVADKGCCGTGKLEVSILCNPLTPPCEDNTKYIFWDSYHPTESVYRVLVAEVLPKYIGRLT, encoded by the exons ATGATGAAGTTTTCAAGTACTAGTTCATCAACTAGCCTAATGTTATGTTTCATGTTCTTGTTAATTTTATCGTATAGAACCGATGCATTGCTGAAACTACCACCAAATGTTACAATTCCAGCACTCATAGCTTTTGGAGATTCAATCATGGATACAGGaaataacaacaacatcaaaacAATTGTCAAGTGTAACTTCCCTCCTTATGGTCAAGATTTTGAGGGAGGGATTCCAACCGGTCGATTTTGCAACGGAAAAAATCCATCAGACTTgatag TTGAAGAGCTTGGTCTCAAGGAACTTTTACCAGCTTATTTAGATCCAAATCTCAAACCAAGTGACCTTCCTACTGGAGTATGCTTTGCTTCCGGTGCTTCCGGATATGATCCTTTAACACCTAAAGTAGTG TCGGTGATTTCAATGTCAGCTCAACTAGAGATGTTCAAAGAATACTTAGGGAGGCTTAAAGCTGTGGTtggagagaagaagaaaaactacATCATAGCCAACACACTCTTCATTGTGGTAGCTGGAAGTGATGACCTTGCCAACACATATTTTACTATTCGCACCCCACAACTACACTATGATGTACCTGCTTATACTGACCTTATGGTCAGCAAAGCCTCTGAATTCGTTAAG GAAATATATAATCTAGGAGCACGAAGAATTGGAATATTCAGTGCAGCACCAATTGGGTACTTACCATCACAAAGGACTCTAAGTGGAGGTCTATTTAGAAAGATCAATGATGAATATAATGAAGCAGCTAAGTTATTCAACTCCAAACTCTCAAATCAAATGGACTATCTTTACTCTACCTTGCCCAATAGTAGGGTTATTTATATTGATATTTACAGTCCCCTACTTGATATCATTCTAAAGCCCCAAAAATACG GATATAAAGTTGCGGATAAAGGTTGTTGTGGCACAGGAAAATTAGAGGTTTCAATATTATGCAACCCTTTGACTCCACCTTGTGAAGATAATACAAAATACATTTTTTGGGATAGTTATCATCCTACTGAAAGTGTATACAGAGTTCTTGTGGCTGAAGTTCTTCCAAAATATATTGGTCGCTTGACATAA